A genomic region of Glycine max cultivar Williams 82 chromosome 15, Glycine_max_v4.0, whole genome shotgun sequence contains the following coding sequences:
- the LOC102670459 gene encoding uncharacterized protein, which yields MADKQPRRVTLEDYSSSSVRQFFTSIARPEVQTHNRTYPYSLIQLIQGNLFHGLPNEDPYAHLATYIEINNTVKIAGVPKDAIRLSLFSFSLAGEAKRWLQSFKGNSLKTWEEIVEKFLKKYFPESKTAEGKVTISSFHQFLDESLSEALERFRSLLRKTPTHSFFEPIQLNMFIDGLRPQSKQLMDASAGGKMKLKTLEEAMELIENMASSDHAILRDRVHVPTKKSLLELSSMDVLLAHNKLLSKQLEVVRCAIYGGAHESGRCISTEEHNHEVNYMGYQQRQGYNQGGYSGFQHGPNYNKQGQWRSHPGNQYNKDQGGPSNRPPQQGPNLYERTTKLEETLAQFMQVTMSNHKSTELAIKNLEVQVGQLAKQIAEKSSNSFGENTEKIHRGMQSCNDQKQEACVS from the exons ATGGCCGATAAACAACCGAGACGTGTGACCCTTGAAGACTATTCCAGTAGTTCTGTGAGGCAATTCTTTACTAGCATTGCGCGGCCAGAAGTTCAAACCCACAACAGAACATATCCTTATTCTTTAATTCAATTGATACAAGGGAACCTTTTTCATGGCCTACCAAATGAAGATCCCTATGCACACCTAGCAACATACATTGAAATCAATAACACTGTGAAGATTGCTGGAGTACCAAAAGATGCTATAAGGCTCAGCTTGTTCTCATTTTCATTAGCGGGAGAAGCAAAGAGATGGTTGCAATCATTTAAAGGCAATAGTTTGAAGACTTGGGAAGAGatagtggaaaagtttttaaagAAGTACTTTCCTGAGTCTAAAACTGCTGAAGGGAAGGTAACaatttcttcatttcatcaattccTTGATGAGTCTCTGAGTGAAGCACTTGAGAGGTTCCGTAGCTTGTTACGGAAGACTCCCACACATAGTTTCTTTGAGCCAATCCAGCTAAACATGTTCATTGATGGGCTAAGACCGCAATCTAAACAGTTGATGGATGCTTCAGCAGGAGGGAAGATGAAATTGAAGACTCTTGAGGAAGCAATGGAGCTGATTGAAAACATGGCTTCTAGTGATCACGCCATCTTGCGTGATAGAGTGCATGTACCCACTAAGAAGAGTTTGTTGGAGTTATCGTCAATGGATGTGTTGTTGGCACATAATAAGTTGCTTTCCAAGCAGCTTGAA GTCGTACGTTGTGCTATTTATGGcggagctcatgaatctggcCGTTGTATCTCCACTGAAGAACACAATCATGAAGTCAACTATATGGGATATCAACAAAGGCAGGGTTACAATCAAGGTGGATACTCAGGTTTCCAACATGGTCCTAATTATAATAAGCAAGGACAATGGAGATCTCATCCTGGCAACCAATAcaacaaagaccagggtggacctTCGAACAGGCCACCACAACAAGGGCCAAATCTTTATGAGAGGACTACAAAACTGGAGGAGACTCTCGCTCAATTTATGCAAGTCACAATGTCTAACCACAAGAGCACGGAGTTAGCCATcaagaaccttgaggtccaggtgggacagTTAGCTAAGCAAATTGCGGAGAAGTCATCAAACAGTTTTGGGGAAAACACTGAGAAAATCCACAGAGGAATGCAAAGCTGTAATGACCAGAAGCAGGAGGCCTGTGTTAGCTGA
- the LOC102659385 gene encoding uncharacterized protein codes for MPLYSKFLKDMLTRKNKYIHSENIVVEGNCSAIIQKILPPKHKDPRSVTILCSIGEVLVGKAIIDLGASINLMPLSICRRLEELEIMPTRMTLQLADRSITRPYGVIEDVLVQVKHFNFLADFVVMDITEYSEIPLILGRPFMLTAKCVVDMGSKKLEMGFEDQKINFDLFEEDKPATNPNGCL; via the coding sequence ATGCCGCTCTACTCTAAATTTCTGAAGGATATGCTGACAAGGAAGAACAAATACATTCACAGTGAGAACATAGTAGTGGAGGGTAACTGCAGTGCAATCATTCagaagatccttccaccaaagCATAAAGACCCTAGGAGTGTGACCATTCTTTGTTCAATTGGTGAAGTCTTGGTGGGAAAAGCTATCATTGACCTGGGAGCCAGTATCAACTTGATGCCACTCTCTATATGTAGAAGGTTGGaggagttggaaataatgcccacAAGAATGACTTTACAGCTAGCAGATCGCTCCATCACCAGGCCATATGGGGTGATTGAAGATGTTCTAGTCCAAGTTAAGCACTTCAACTTCCTTGCAGATTTCGTAGTCATGGACATCACTGAATATTCAGAGATTCCCTTAATTTTGGGAAGACCGTTTATGTTGACTGCGAAATGTGTAGTAGACATGGGAAGCAAAAAGCTGGAAATGGGATTTgaagatcaaaagatcaactTTGATCTTTTTGAAGAAGATAAACCAGCAACGAATCCGAATGGCTGCCTATAG